Sequence from the Candidatus Methylomirabilota bacterium genome:
ACATGGAGGTGCCGCTGCGCAAGACCTACGAGGCGACGCCGGCGCCCAAGCTGGTGGTCGCGGTCGGCGATTGCGCGCGCACCTGCGGAGTGTTCCGGGGCAGCTACGCGATCGCGGGAAGCGTGGATCGCGTGGTGCCGGTCGACGCCTTCGTCGACGGCTGCCCGCCGGATCCGGCCGACATCCTGCGCGGCATCCTGACCGTGCTGCGGCAGCCCCTGCGCCGGTAGCTCGTGACCGGGACACTGCTCGGCGTCATGGTGACCGCCTATGCGGCGGGCGCCGTCGCCGGGCTCGCGGGTGGAAGCGGACGGATCGGCCGCGGTCTCTCCACCGCGGGCGCGGTGGTGGGCGCGGTCGCCGGGCTGCTGCTCGGCCTGCAGGGTCTCGTCAGCCGTGCCACCTGGACCTTCGAGGCGCCGGGCCTCCTCGCGGTCGCGGGCGGCGTGGTCCTGCGCGTGGACGCCCTCGGCGCCTTCTTCCTCATCCTGACCGGAGCGGTGGCCGCGCCGTCGGCCCTGTATGGCGCCGGCTATTCAGCGGCATACGCGGGGCGCTACTCGCTCCGCTGGCTCGGCGCGATGCTGAACCTCTTCCTGCTCAGCATGAGCTTCGTGCCGCTCGCGGACAACGTGGTGACCTTCCTGCTGGTGTGGGAGGCCATGTCGCTGACCTCGTATTTCCTCGTGATGACCGAGCACGACCAGCCGGAGACGGTGAGGGCCGGCATCTGGTATCTCGGCATGACCCAGGTGGGGCTCGCCTGCCTGCTCGGCGCCTTCCTGCTGCTCGGCGCGCGGGCGCCGTGGCTCGATTTCGCCACGCTCCGCGAGGCGGCCTCCTCGCTGCCCCTCGGGTCACGCAGTGTCGTCTTCGCCCTGGCCCTGATCGGCTTCGGCTCCAAGGCGGGTCTCATCCCGCTCCACGTCTGGCTGCCTCGCGCGCATCCGGCGGCGCCGAGCCACGTCTCGGCGCTCATGTCGGGCGTCATGGTCAAGCTCGGCGTCTACGGACTGCTGCGCGTCGGCCTCGATCTCCTGGGCGGCGGCCCGGCCTGGTGGGGCGTCGTCCTGATCGGGCTCGGCGTCGGCTCCGCCCTGCTCGGCGTGCTCTACGCCCTCATGGAGGACGACGTCAAGCGGCTGCTCGCCTACTCCACCGTGGAGAACATCGGGATCATCACCCTGGGCGTGGGCGCGGGCTTCCTGTTCCAGGCCCTGGCGATGCCGCGCGCGGCCGCGGTGGCCCTCGCGGCCGCGCTCTATCACGCCCTCAACCACGCCGCCTTCAAGGGCCTGCTCTTCCTCGGCGCCGGCTCGGTGCTGCACGCCACCGGCACGCGCAACATGAACCGACACGGCGGGCTCGTGCGGCGCCTGCCATGGACCGCCCCCTGCTTCCTGGTCGGCGCGCTGGCGATCTCGGGCCTGCCGCCGCTCAACGGCTTCTTCAGCGAGTGGCTGCTGTTCCAGTCGCTGCTCCCGGGTATCGGCTATCCGCTGCCCCTGGTCGCGATCCTCGCGGTGCTGGCGCTCGGGATCCTCGCGCTGACCGCCGGTCTCGCCGCCACCGCGTTCGTGAACGCCTTCGGCATCATGTTCCTGGCGCTCCCGCGCTCGCCCGAGGCCGCGGACGCGCACGAGGCCCCCGCGTCGATGTGCATCGGCATGGCCGCGCTGGCCGCGGCCTGCGGGGCCCTGGCGCTGGCCGCGCTGCCCGTGCTCGCGGGCGCGGGCACGGTCGCCGGCGGCCTGGTCGGGCTCGCGGTCGAGCCGCTCACCTTCCGCCTCTGGCATTCGGTGCAGACGCCAGCCGGGCTCGCCCGGATGTCACCTCCGATCGTGATCGCGGG
This genomic interval carries:
- a CDS encoding proton-conducting transporter membrane subunit; the encoded protein is MTGTLLGVMVTAYAAGAVAGLAGGSGRIGRGLSTAGAVVGAVAGLLLGLQGLVSRATWTFEAPGLLAVAGGVVLRVDALGAFFLILTGAVAAPSALYGAGYSAAYAGRYSLRWLGAMLNLFLLSMSFVPLADNVVTFLLVWEAMSLTSYFLVMTEHDQPETVRAGIWYLGMTQVGLACLLGAFLLLGARAPWLDFATLREAASSLPLGSRSVVFALALIGFGSKAGLIPLHVWLPRAHPAAPSHVSALMSGVMVKLGVYGLLRVGLDLLGGGPAWWGVVLIGLGVGSALLGVLYALMEDDVKRLLAYSTVENIGIITLGVGAGFLFQALAMPRAAAVALAAALYHALNHAAFKGLLFLGAGSVLHATGTRNMNRHGGLVRRLPWTAPCFLVGALAISGLPPLNGFFSEWLLFQSLLPGIGYPLPLVAILAVLALGILALTAGLAATAFVNAFGIMFLALPRSPEAADAHEAPASMCIGMAALAAACGALALAALPVLAGAGTVAGGLVGLAVEPLTFRLWHSVQTPAGLARMSPPIVIAG